Within the Nitrospira sp. genome, the region TCGGCGTGCTGCTCAGCATTTCGCGGGATCGTTATGCCGGCCGCGGAGCCGCTGGGTCGCGGACTGATTATGGGACGTGAGCAAGGAGATGAACATCGTCATCGCAGCAGGCGGAACGGGCGGACACCTGTATCCCGCCATTGCGCTGGCCAAGGAGTTTCAGCAGCGACGGCCGGGAACGGCGGTCTTGTTCGTCGGGACCACCAGAGGGATCGAATCCCGCGTGGTTCCTCACGAAGGATTTCCGCTTCGACTTATTACAGCCAAGCCGTTCATGGGGATGGGTCGGCTGGGGGCGCTCAAAGCTTTGCTCGTGCTTCCGGTCGGCATCCGGCAGGCGTGGCAGACGCTCCGAGCGCAGCGGGCCGGGTTGGTCATTGGCGTCGGCGGCTACACGACCCCGGCGGTGTTGATTGCCGCGTGGCTGGCGCGGGTACCGCGGGTGATTCTCGAGCCCAATTCGTATCCAGGTCTGGCCAACAAAATCGTGGGGCCGTTCGTCGATCGTGTGTTTCTCGCGTTCGAGACCACGGCGACGTTTTTTCCATCAACGAAGGTATCGGTGGTCGGTACGCCGATCCGGCGGGAGTTCTTTGAGCCGGAGGGGGCGCCGTCACGTGGGAAGGGAGCGTGGGCCGTGCACTTGCTGATTTTCGGGGGGAGCCAGGGCGCTAAAGCAATCAACGGGGCGATGGTCGCGGCACTGCCATTGCTTACCGACTTGCGAGACCGGTTGCTCATCACGCATCAGACGGGCGAGGCCGATCGAAGCGAGGTCGCAGCAGCCTATCAGGCGCGTGGCTTTAAGGCCGACGTCCAGGCGTTCTTTTTCGACATGCCGATAGTCTTGCGCGCCGCCGACTTGGTGATCGCACGATCCGGCGCCATGACGATCGCGGAGTTGACGGCGTGCGGCTGTCCGGCCGTACTCATCCCGCTCCCACAAGCCATCTACAATCATCAAGCCAAGAATGCCGCGGTCATGGAGGCCGCCGGCGCGGCCCTCGTGATATCCCAATACGAACTTTCCGGTGAGCACCTGGCGGCCACTATCCGCGAGTTGGTGTCGGACCCCGTGCGCTTGCAGCAGATGCGGGAACGCAGCGCGAGTATGCGGCGCATCGACGCCGCGGCGCGCATCGTGGATGAGTGTCTGAGCCTGGTGGGGGAGGCACATGAAACCAACAGTGCTACTGGAGCAACGACGTGAAACCACGGAACGGACGGGTGCGAACGGACAACCAACGACGGCACTGACGCGGCGCGCGATGTTTCGCAAAACGCAACACATTCATCTGGTCGGCATCGGTGGCTCAGGTATGAGCGGCATCGCCGAGGTGTTGCTGACGTTAGGATACAAAGTGACGGGCTCCGATCTGGCGGCCTCTGATACGACGCGCCGGTTGGAGGAACTCGGTGGCAAGATCTTCATCGGGCATCGCGAGTCGAATGTCGGCCCCGCTCAGGTGGTCGTCATCTCGTCGGCGGTTTCGCCGGACAATCCAGAGGTGCTGGCGGCCAAGGCCAAACCCATCCCTGTCATCCCGAGGGCCGAGATGCTGGCCGAGCTGATGCGGCTGAAGTACGGCGTCGCGATCGCGGGCGCGCACGGCAAGACCACGACCACGTCGATGGTCGCCAGCGTGCTGGCGGAAGGCGGACTCGATCCCACCATGGTGATCGGCGGGAAGGTCAATGCCTTGGGAAGCCATGCCCGGTTGGGCCGCGGCGAACTGCTGGTCGCCGAGGCGGACGAAAGCGACGGCTCCTTCCTGCGACTCTCTCCGACAATTGTTGCCGTGACCAATATTGATCGCGAGCATCTCGATCACTACGGATCGATGGAGCAGGTCGAGGCGAGCTTCCTCGAATTCATCAACCGTATTCCCTTCTACGGATTGGCCGTACTGTGCTCGGACAACGAACGACTTCGGACGCTCGTGGGGCGCGTCGTGAAGCGGTACTACACCTATGGTCTGCAGGAGATCCCGGGTACGGCGGAACCGGATTACCGTGCGACGGACATTGCGCTCAAGGAATGGGGATCAGAATTTCGAGCGTTTTTTCGGGGCCGGGCCTTGGGTCCATTCCGATTGGCCATCCCAGGCATCCACAACGTGTCCAACGCGTTGGCGGCGATCGCAATCGGGTTGGAACTCGACGTGCCTGTCGATCTCATCCGACGTGGGCTGGCGGCGTTCTCGGGAGTCGAACGGCGGTTTCACCTGCGGGGAGAAAAACAGGGAATCATGGTCGTCGACGATTACGGCCACCATCCAACGGAGATCAAGGCCACCATTGCCGCGGCGAAGCAGGGATGGTCACGCCGCCTCGTCGTCCTTTTTCAGCCGCACCGGTACACGCGCACACGGGACCTGATGGACGACTTCGCGCAGGCCTTCTCGCAGGCGGACGTGCTGTTCGTCACCGACATTTATCCGGCGAGTGAGCGGCCCATTCCAGGGGTGGACGGGGAAGCGCTGGCCGACCGAATCCGTCGCGCCGGACATCCCAACGTGATGTGGGTGGCGCAGAAGCAGGACCTCCCTGATCAGGTGACACCGATGCTGCAGGCCGGTGACTTCGTCTTGACCTTGGGGGCCGGAGACATTTGGAAAGCCGGCTTGGGAATTCTGGATCGTTTGCCGACGTGAGCCGACGCGATGATGCAACACGGTGGGCGAAAGTCGACGGCTCGTCCGTCCGCGCGAGCCGAGACGTCCAGGCGGCTCGCCCGCGCGCTCGAGGGCGTGCGTGGCGCCGTCACATTCGACGCCTCTTTGAAGGCGCTCACGTCGTTCAAGATCGGCGGCATTGCGGAGGTGCTGGTGAAGCCCGCGGACGAAACCGACGTCGCCCGCGTCTGCCGCCAATCGCACGACGCGCGGTTGCCCGTCTTCGTACTCGGCGGTACCAACGTGCTCATCAGAGACGGCGGGATTCGGGGTATCGTGGTCAGTCTGAGCAACCTCAAGGGGATCCGGAATGACGCGGAAGGAGTGGTGTACGCCGAGGCCGGAGTCGGCATGCCGACGCTGCTCAAGCATGTCATCAAGCATGGACTGGCAGGGTTGGAGTGGGCGGCTGGCATCCCTGGGACCGTGGGAGGTTGTGTTGTCATGAATGCGGGGACGCGGTTGGGGGAAATGAAGGATTCGCTGAAGGCGGTGCGGATGGCCGAGCCGGATGGATCGATTCGGGACTATCTTCGCACCGAGCTCCAATTCGAATACCGACGGACGCATCTGCCTCCGGGGATCGTCGTGGGGGCGTGGTTGCAACTGAAGCCAGCCACACAGAGCGACGTCGGTCACGCCATCAAAGACTATTTGCGCTATCGGAAAGCGACCCAGCCCTTGACGCAACCAAATGCCGGCTGTGTGTTCAAGAACCCAAGTCCTCGCTCCGCTGGCCACGTGATTGAGGCCGCGGGGCTCAAGGGGTTGCGGGTGGGCGATGCGCAGGTGTCGACCAAGCATGCCAACTTCATCGTGAATCTCGGCAAGGCGTCGGCAGCCGATGTGCTCGGACTCATTGCCGAAGTGCAGCGACGGGTCAGGGATCAGTCCGGCGTGGAGTTGGAACTGGAACTCAAGGTGATCGGCGAGACGACGAGGAAGGGGCGGCGACACGTATGAGCGAACGCGCTCCGTTGACCCAGGGCCGCATCGGGGTTCTCATGGGCGGCCGGTCGGCTGAGCGCGACGTTTCCCTCCGGACCGGGCAGGCGGTGTACCAAGCCTTGTTGCGGCGTGGCTACGATGCCGTGACAATCGATGTCGGTCCCTCGATCGTTGACGAGTTGCGCAACAAGAAGATCGACCTGGTGTTTATTGCTCTGCATGGGCCCGGCGGTGAAGACGGCACCATTCAAGGGCTCCTCGAAACGTTGCGCCTACCCTATACAGGGTCGGGTGTGCGTGCCAGTGCCGTCGCGATGCACAAGGTACTGACAAAAACCGTGCTGGCGGCAGCCGGTGTCCCCGTGCCTCGCGGCGAAGTCGTTGTGGCAGGGCGGGTGACACGACCTTCCCTGCCGAAGGGTCTGAAATGGCCAGTCATCGTGAAGCCCGCGACGCAGGGGTCCACGATCGGCGTCAGCATCGTCAGAAAGCCGGCCGAGTGGACGGCCGCCCTCGCCGCAGCGCATCAATACGATACCGAGGCCGTGGTCGAAGCATTCGTCCCCGGCCATGAACTCACCGTCGGGGTGCTTCGTTCTGAGGGAAAGACCGACGTGTTGCCGGCCGTAGAGATCGTCGCCCCGTCGGGCTTCTACGATTTTTCGGCCAAGTATCAGAAGGGGAAAACCCAGTATGTGTGTCCGGCACCGATATCGGCCAAGACCGCCAAGACGCTACGCGCACTGGCGGCATCCGCGTATGACGCACTCGCGTGCGAAGGGGCGGCCCGCGTCGATTTTCGTGTGACGCCGCGGGGCGCCGCCTATGTGCTCGAAGCCAATACGATTCCCGGGATGACGGAAACAAGCTTATTACCGATGGCCGCGGCCAAGGCTGGCATCGATTACGATTCCTTGGTCGAGCGAATTCTCGATTCGGCGCTGGTGCGACAACGGGTGATGGCGACCTCGGTTGCGGAGGCTCCTCGATGACGCGTCGGCGACAAGAACGGGCACAGGGACCGCGGCAAAACCATCGCCGAGGTCCGGGGAGTTCCGAAGGTCCCCCAAAGAAGGGTCGGTTGGGCCGCCTCCTCCGAGGAATCGGGAAATGCGTGGCGTTCGTCGCAGTCAGTGTCGGAGTCGTCTGGGGCGGTCTCATCGCGTGGCAGCAGGGTGGACCTTGGCTCGCCGAAGCCCTTCGCGTGAAGGAAATTTTCGTCACTGGTAGCAGCCACGTGACGCGCGCAGAGGTGATCGCAAAGTTACGGTTGGACAAGCGTGCGACGTTGTACGGACTGGACACCAAGCCGTTAGTCGATCGTGTGAAGACCCTTACCTGGGTCAAGGAGGCGACGATCACGCGTGTGCCGTTCCATGCGCTGGAAGTTGAGATCGCGGAGCGACAACCGGCCGGAGTCATTCAGGGCGTGCATGCCAACGTATTGGTAGACGACGAGGGAGTCATTCTCAAGTGGATCGGACATACGACAGATGAGCGGCTGCCGCTCGTGACCGGGGTGGACATCAAGCGGATGTCGCAGCCCGGGAGCCGCGAGCGACGGACTGTGAAGGAGGCATTCGAACTGGCGTCGTTGATCCGGCAAGCAGAAGGACAGCGGGTCCAGGTGGACGGCAGCAATCCCATGAATCTGGTCGTGTCCGTCAATGACACGCGCGTGTCCTTCGGTCAGTCGCCGTTTCAGGACAAATGGACGCTCTATCAACAGTTGAAACCCGTGTTGGTGGCCGAGCATGGCGCATCGCTGGCGCAGCGACCTGTCGACGTGGATCTTCGATTTGTCGATCGGGTGATCGTTCGAGAAAGGGGGTAGCGCGTGCCCAAACGTGAGCAAATTTTAGTGGGCCTGGATATCGGCACCACCAAGATCTGCGCCATCGTCGCGGAAGTCGCCGAAGGCGGCACGCTGAGCGTCATCGGGGTGGGATCAAGCCCCTCGCGCGGTTTGCGCAAAGGAGTGGTGGTCAATATCGAGAGCACGGTCGAATCCATCAAGAAGGCTGTCGACGACGCGGAATTAATGGCCGGGGTCGAAATTCACTCGGTCTATACCGGTATCGCCGGAGGTCACATCGCCGGTGAGAACTGCAAAGGCGTCGTGGTGCTCAAGCGGCAAGAGGTTTCGCGGGAGGACGTGCAGCGAGCCGTCGACAGCGCCAGGACGATGGCGGTGGTCCCGCACGAACGGCGCGTGCTGCACGTGTTGCCGCGCGAGTTCATGGTCGATGATCAGGACGGGGTCCGCGATCCGATCGGCATGTCCGGCACACGGTTGGAGGTCAACGTGCACGTCATTACGGGCGCCGTGACGTCCGCCCAGAATTTAGTCAAGAGCGTCAATCGAGCCGGGCTCGACGTGGTGGACATCGTGCTCCAGCCGCTGGCGTCCAGCGAGGCCGTGCTGAGTCCCGAAGAGAAAGAGTTGGGCGTGGCCATGGTCGATTTCGGCGGCGGCACGACGGATCTGGCGATTTTTCTCGACGGAAGCGTGCGCCATACCGCGGTGTTGCCGATCGGGGGGCAGAATCTCACGAAGGACTTGGCCATCGGTCTGCTGACGTCGCAAAGCGAGGCGGAGAAGATCAAGGTCCAATACGGGATCGCCCGAGTGGATCTCTTGCAAGGACATCAAGTGGTAGACGTGCCGTCGGTGGGCGATCGTCCACCCCGGACCTTCACGCGGCGCGATATCGGGGACATCCTTGAACCTCGGGTGGAAGAGATGTTCGAGCTCGTTCGGCGTGAAATCTCCAGGGCGGGGTACGAGGGGATGCTGGGGGCTGGGGTCGTCTTGACGGGCGGCACGTCGCTCCTCGAGGGCATGCCGGACGCTGCGGAGCGCCTGCTCAATCTCCCCGCGCGCCGTGGAGCGCCCGGAGGTGTCGGCGGGCTTCGCGATATCGTGAGCAATCCGATCTACGCGACGGGCGTGGGCCTCCTTCTTCATGCCCGACAACATGCGGACGAGCAGGACCTGGCGGGCATCGGAAGCGGCCGACCATTGGGAAGGATGTTGGACCATATGCGGGCGTGGGCGAAGGAAATGTTCTTCTAACCTTACACAGCGAAAGCCTCGTTCCAGGCTTTCGGGAGGGAGGGGGCCCTATGTTTTCCTTTCAAGAAGATCTTGTGTCTCCCGTGCACATCAAGGTCGTCGGATGCGGCGGAGCCGGATGCAACGCGGTCAACACAATGATCAACTCGGGACTGAGTCGCGTGGAGTTCATCTCCGCGAACACGGATCTCCAGGCGCTTGATCGATCGTTGGCGGCCTTTAAGATCCAGCTCGGACCGGAGCGGACGCGCGGACTCGGAGCCGGCGCGAGACCGGAAATCGGTAAGGATGCGGCGCTCGAGAGCAAAGATCAAATCCGCGACGCCCTGGAAGGCGCCGACATGGTATTCGTGACGGCCGGAATGGGCGGTGGGACGGGTACAGGGGCCGCTCCTATTGTCGCCAGTGTGGCGCGGGAATTGGGCATTCTGACGGTCGGAGTCGTGACGAAGCCCTTTCAATTCGAAGGGCATCGTCGGATGAGTCATGCCGAAGAGGGAATCCGTGATCTGCGCCGTCACGTCGATACGCTGCTGGTCATCCCCAATCAACGCTTGCTCGCGATTGTCGACAAAGCGACTCCCTTGCTGGATGCGTTCAAGGTGGCAGACGACGTCCTGCGTCAGGCTATTCAAGGGATCGCCGACGTGATCACCACCACGGGGCACGTCAATGTGGACTTTGCGGACGTCCGGACCGTCATGGCCCACAACGGACGAGCCGTGATGGGGATGGGCCGGGCCCAGGGTGCCAATCGCGCTATTGAGGCCGCTCAAAAAGCCATCAACTCGCCGCTGCTCGAGGACGGGACGGTGGAAGGTGCACGCGGGGTCCTGCTCAACATTACGGGCGGAGCGAATCTCTCCTTGCACGAGGTGGATGAGGCAGCCTCCATTATTAAGGAAGCGGCAGATCCCGAGGCGAACATCATTGTGGGGCAAGTCATCAATA harbors:
- the murG gene encoding UDP-N-acetylglucosamine--N-acetylmuramyl-(pentapeptide) pyrophosphoryl-undecaprenol N-acetylglucosamine transferase codes for the protein MNIVIAAGGTGGHLYPAIALAKEFQQRRPGTAVLFVGTTRGIESRVVPHEGFPLRLITAKPFMGMGRLGALKALLVLPVGIRQAWQTLRAQRAGLVIGVGGYTTPAVLIAAWLARVPRVILEPNSYPGLANKIVGPFVDRVFLAFETTATFFPSTKVSVVGTPIRREFFEPEGAPSRGKGAWAVHLLIFGGSQGAKAINGAMVAALPLLTDLRDRLLITHQTGEADRSEVAAAYQARGFKADVQAFFFDMPIVLRAADLVIARSGAMTIAELTACGCPAVLIPLPQAIYNHQAKNAAVMEAAGAALVISQYELSGEHLAATIRELVSDPVRLQQMRERSASMRRIDAAARIVDECLSLVGEAHETNSATGATT
- the murC gene encoding UDP-N-acetylmuramate--L-alanine ligase, whose translation is MKPTVLLEQRRETTERTGANGQPTTALTRRAMFRKTQHIHLVGIGGSGMSGIAEVLLTLGYKVTGSDLAASDTTRRLEELGGKIFIGHRESNVGPAQVVVISSAVSPDNPEVLAAKAKPIPVIPRAEMLAELMRLKYGVAIAGAHGKTTTTSMVASVLAEGGLDPTMVIGGKVNALGSHARLGRGELLVAEADESDGSFLRLSPTIVAVTNIDREHLDHYGSMEQVEASFLEFINRIPFYGLAVLCSDNERLRTLVGRVVKRYYTYGLQEIPGTAEPDYRATDIALKEWGSEFRAFFRGRALGPFRLAIPGIHNVSNALAAIAIGLELDVPVDLIRRGLAAFSGVERRFHLRGEKQGIMVVDDYGHHPTEIKATIAAAKQGWSRRLVVLFQPHRYTRTRDLMDDFAQAFSQADVLFVTDIYPASERPIPGVDGEALADRIRRAGHPNVMWVAQKQDLPDQVTPMLQAGDFVLTLGAGDIWKAGLGILDRLPT
- a CDS encoding UDP-N-acetylenolpyruvoylglucosamine reductase, whose protein sequence is MMQHGGRKSTARPSARAETSRRLARALEGVRGAVTFDASLKALTSFKIGGIAEVLVKPADETDVARVCRQSHDARLPVFVLGGTNVLIRDGGIRGIVVSLSNLKGIRNDAEGVVYAEAGVGMPTLLKHVIKHGLAGLEWAAGIPGTVGGCVVMNAGTRLGEMKDSLKAVRMAEPDGSIRDYLRTELQFEYRRTHLPPGIVVGAWLQLKPATQSDVGHAIKDYLRYRKATQPLTQPNAGCVFKNPSPRSAGHVIEAAGLKGLRVGDAQVSTKHANFIVNLGKASAADVLGLIAEVQRRVRDQSGVELELELKVIGETTRKGRRHV
- the ddl gene encoding D-alanine--D-alanine ligase, with translation MSERAPLTQGRIGVLMGGRSAERDVSLRTGQAVYQALLRRGYDAVTIDVGPSIVDELRNKKIDLVFIALHGPGGEDGTIQGLLETLRLPYTGSGVRASAVAMHKVLTKTVLAAAGVPVPRGEVVVAGRVTRPSLPKGLKWPVIVKPATQGSTIGVSIVRKPAEWTAALAAAHQYDTEAVVEAFVPGHELTVGVLRSEGKTDVLPAVEIVAPSGFYDFSAKYQKGKTQYVCPAPISAKTAKTLRALAASAYDALACEGAARVDFRVTPRGAAYVLEANTIPGMTETSLLPMAAAKAGIDYDSLVERILDSALVRQRVMATSVAEAPR
- a CDS encoding cell division protein FtsQ: MGRLLRGIGKCVAFVAVSVGVVWGGLIAWQQGGPWLAEALRVKEIFVTGSSHVTRAEVIAKLRLDKRATLYGLDTKPLVDRVKTLTWVKEATITRVPFHALEVEIAERQPAGVIQGVHANVLVDDEGVILKWIGHTTDERLPLVTGVDIKRMSQPGSRERRTVKEAFELASLIRQAEGQRVQVDGSNPMNLVVSVNDTRVSFGQSPFQDKWTLYQQLKPVLVAEHGASLAQRPVDVDLRFVDRVIVRERG
- the ftsA gene encoding cell division protein FtsA, producing MPKREQILVGLDIGTTKICAIVAEVAEGGTLSVIGVGSSPSRGLRKGVVVNIESTVESIKKAVDDAELMAGVEIHSVYTGIAGGHIAGENCKGVVVLKRQEVSREDVQRAVDSARTMAVVPHERRVLHVLPREFMVDDQDGVRDPIGMSGTRLEVNVHVITGAVTSAQNLVKSVNRAGLDVVDIVLQPLASSEAVLSPEEKELGVAMVDFGGGTTDLAIFLDGSVRHTAVLPIGGQNLTKDLAIGLLTSQSEAEKIKVQYGIARVDLLQGHQVVDVPSVGDRPPRTFTRRDIGDILEPRVEEMFELVRREISRAGYEGMLGAGVVLTGGTSLLEGMPDAAERLLNLPARRGAPGGVGGLRDIVSNPIYATGVGLLLHARQHADEQDLAGIGSGRPLGRMLDHMRAWAKEMFF
- the ftsZ gene encoding cell division protein FtsZ: MFSFQEDLVSPVHIKVVGCGGAGCNAVNTMINSGLSRVEFISANTDLQALDRSLAAFKIQLGPERTRGLGAGARPEIGKDAALESKDQIRDALEGADMVFVTAGMGGGTGTGAAPIVASVARELGILTVGVVTKPFQFEGHRRMSHAEEGIRDLRRHVDTLLVIPNQRLLAIVDKATPLLDAFKVADDVLRQAIQGIADVITTTGHVNVDFADVRTVMAHNGRAVMGMGRAQGANRAIEAAQKAINSPLLEDGTVEGARGVLLNITGGANLSLHEVDEAASIIKEAADPEANIIVGQVINTDMGDDLVVTVIATGFDRGDEVIKPAPAERPTAKPAVRSGQQVLAGVSAGQTERPARDLDRPAFLRRLSEQREAKERVGLLPDDEWDVPTFLRKQAD